The Myxococcales bacterium genome window below encodes:
- a CDS encoding 6-phosphofructokinase — MADKLSRGDKVCVLTSGGDAPGMNSALRGLARVGAELGLEMVGVEDGYEGLLDGRFAPLDIRALDEASRRGGTMLGTARSARFRTPEGQATAKRVLRDSGTAALIVIGGNGSLTGATVLEGCDAARGPLRVAGLPASIDNDLGGTSMAIGVDTAMNTIVEACDRICDTARAHKRVFLVEVMGRDCGYLAMTAGVSAGADTVLVPESDRTDDELVAQVCHTIERAHAEGDRRRRVLILKSEGVKMPTALLKERVDARLASEHHDVDSRVTVLGHVVRGGTPSAFDRLLAVRLANAAVRGLFDGRSGFMAGWVGPGVTTPPCPYDPYVVLVPLGEMLAETEKLHRGESALAMWRKRVYREVESALER, encoded by the coding sequence ATGGCGGACAAGCTCTCTCGCGGTGACAAGGTGTGCGTGCTGACCTCCGGCGGCGACGCGCCGGGCATGAACTCGGCGTTGCGAGGGCTCGCGCGCGTGGGCGCGGAGCTCGGGCTCGAGATGGTCGGCGTCGAAGACGGCTACGAGGGGCTGCTCGATGGGCGGTTCGCGCCGCTCGACATCCGCGCGCTCGACGAGGCGTCGCGCCGCGGCGGCACGATGCTCGGGACGGCCCGCAGCGCCCGCTTCCGAACCCCCGAGGGCCAGGCCACGGCGAAGCGCGTGCTGCGCGACTCGGGCACCGCGGCGCTCATCGTCATCGGCGGGAACGGCTCGCTCACCGGGGCGACGGTGCTCGAAGGCTGCGACGCTGCACGTGGCCCGCTGCGCGTCGCGGGCCTGCCGGCGTCGATCGACAACGACCTCGGCGGCACGTCGATGGCCATCGGCGTCGACACCGCCATGAACACGATCGTCGAGGCGTGCGATCGCATCTGCGACACCGCGCGCGCCCACAAGCGCGTCTTCCTCGTGGAGGTGATGGGCCGCGATTGCGGGTACCTCGCGATGACCGCGGGGGTCTCGGCCGGGGCGGACACGGTGCTGGTGCCCGAGAGCGATCGCACCGACGACGAGCTCGTCGCGCAGGTCTGCCACACGATCGAGCGAGCGCACGCCGAGGGTGATCGGCGACGCCGGGTGCTCATCCTCAAGTCGGAGGGCGTGAAGATGCCCACCGCGCTGCTGAAGGAGCGCGTCGACGCGCGGCTCGCGAGCGAGCACCACGACGTGGACTCGCGAGTGACCGTGCTCGGCCACGTGGTGCGCGGCGGCACGCCGTCCGCGTTCGACAGGCTCCTCGCCGTGCGGTTGGCGAACGCGGCGGTTCGCGGCCTCTTCGACGGGCGCTCCGGCTTCATGGCCGGCTGGGTCGGGCCCGGGGTGACCACGCCGCCCTGCCCCTACGATCCGTACGTCGTGCTCGTGCCGCTCGGCGAGATGCTGGCCGAGACCGAGAAGCTCCACCGCGGCGAGTCGGCGCTCGCGATGTGGCGCAAGCGCGTGTACCGCGAGGTCGAGTCGGCCCTCGAGCGCTAG
- the thiL gene encoding thiamine-phosphate kinase, with the protein MTGEEALLARVAAALGEVPRGAEVELGIGDDCAVLRSPGSRLVWTVDAQVDEVHFRREWLSYEDIGYRAFASAASDVVAMGATPIAALAALTLDPRTTEADVEALARGQRDASREASAPVIGGNLSRGATLSVTTTVLGRAVAPVRREGARPGDLVWATGPLGLVRLGLLSYMLEIDGENVEPARQCFRRPRVRYDLAGWLGGATAAIDVSDGLALDASRLAARSGVRLVLDAEALVACGGRALEVAARRLGERPLEAALRGGEDYVVLACAPSALVGVDGALPGGLVAIGRVQAGAGVAVVVDGREREVEAAGYDHLRGA; encoded by the coding sequence GTGACCGGCGAGGAGGCGTTGCTGGCGCGCGTCGCGGCGGCGCTGGGCGAGGTGCCTCGGGGCGCGGAGGTCGAGCTCGGGATCGGTGACGACTGCGCCGTGCTCCGGAGCCCGGGATCGCGGCTCGTGTGGACCGTCGACGCCCAGGTCGACGAGGTGCACTTCCGCCGCGAGTGGCTCAGCTACGAGGACATCGGCTATCGCGCCTTCGCCTCGGCCGCGAGCGACGTGGTCGCGATGGGCGCGACTCCCATCGCGGCCTTGGCGGCGCTGACGCTGGACCCTCGCACGACCGAGGCCGACGTCGAGGCGCTCGCGCGCGGGCAGCGGGACGCGTCGCGGGAGGCCTCCGCCCCCGTGATCGGCGGCAACCTCTCGCGCGGCGCGACGCTGTCCGTGACGACGACGGTGCTCGGCCGCGCGGTCGCGCCGGTGCGGAGGGAGGGAGCGCGCCCGGGGGACCTCGTCTGGGCGACCGGACCGCTGGGGCTGGTTAGGCTCGGTCTTCTTTCGTATATGCTCGAAATTGATGGGGAAAACGTCGAGCCTGCGCGCCAGTGTTTTCGTCGGCCGCGGGTGCGCTACGACCTCGCGGGCTGGCTGGGAGGCGCCACCGCGGCCATCGACGTGTCCGACGGCCTCGCGCTCGACGCCTCGCGACTGGCGGCGCGCAGCGGCGTGCGCCTCGTCCTCGACGCCGAGGCCCTGGTCGCCTGCGGTGGGCGCGCCCTCGAGGTAGCCGCTCGTCGACTCGGCGAGCGACCTCTCGAGGCGGCGCTCCGGGGCGGCGAGGACTACGTGGTGCTCGCGTGTGCCCCGAGCGCGCTCGTCGGCGTGGACGGGGCGCTGCCGGGAGGTCTCGTGGCGATTGGCCGTGTGCAGGCGGGCGCCGGGGTGGCCGTGGTCGTCGACGGCCGCGAGCGCGAGGTCGAGGCCGCGGGGTACGACCACCTGCGCGGCGCATGA